One genomic segment of Pempheris klunzingeri isolate RE-2024b chromosome 21, fPemKlu1.hap1, whole genome shotgun sequence includes these proteins:
- the myca gene encoding transcriptional regulator Myc-A: MPLNSSLASKNYDYDYDSLQPYFYYDNEEEDFYPQQLQPPAPSEDIWKKFELLPTPPLSPSRRPSLSSLFPSTADQLEMVTEFLGDDVVNQSIICDADYSQTFLKSIIIQDCMWSGFSAAAKLEKVVSERLASLHAARKESAAGECAEPAGAAAWRLNSSYLQDLNTSASECIDPSVVFPYPIAETPKQSAGTPPSKDLGLDTPPNSGSSSSSCSDSEDEDGDDDDDEEEEEDQEEEEEIDVVTVEKRQAVKRCDPSPAENRHPSPLVLKRCHVSTHQHNYAAHPSMRHEQPAVKRLKLESSSSGGGGGGGGHSRVLKQISSNRKCSSPRTSDTEDYDKRRTHNVLERQRRNELKLSFFALRDEIPEVANNEKAAKVVILKKATECIYSMQSDEQRLLSLKEQLRRKSELLKQRLSQLQSSRA; the protein is encoded by the exons ATGCCGCTGAATTCAAGTTTGGCGAGTAAAAACTATGACTACGACTACGACTCTCTTCAACCGTATTTCTACTATGACAACGAGGAGGAGGATTTCTACCCTCAGCAGCTTCAGCCTCCGGCACCGAGCGAAGACATCTGGAAGAAATTTGAACTGCTGCCgacccctcccctctccccgaGCCGCCGGCCATCCCTGTCAAGCCTCTTCCCCTCCACGGCGGATCAGCTGGAGATGGTGACCGAGTTCCTGGGCGACGACGTGGTCAACCAGAGCATCATCTGCGATGCCGACTACTCCCAGACCTTCCTCAAGTCCATCATCATCCAGGACTGCATGTGGAGCGGCTTCTCCGCCGCGGCCAAGCTGGAGAAAGTGGTCTCCGAGCGGCTCGCCTCCCTGCACGCAGCGAGGAAGGAGTCGGCGGCCGGTGAGTGCGCCGAGCCCGCCGGTGCAGCCGCGTGGAGGCTGAACAGCAGCTACCTGCAAGATCTGAACACATCCGCGTCGGAGTGCATCGATCCGTCGGTGGTTTTCCCCTATCCCATAGCAGAGACGCCCAAGCAGAGCGCAGGGACGCCGCCTAGTAAGGATTTGGGCTTGGACACGCCACCAaacagcggcagcagcagcagcagttgtagTGACTCAG aagatgaagatggagacgatgatgacgatgaggaggaagaggaggaccaggaggaagaggaggagatcgATGTGGTCACGGTGGAGAAGAGGCAGGCGGTGAAGCGGTGCGACCCCAGCCCGGCGGAGAACAGGCATCCCAGCCCGCTCGTGCTGAAGAGGTGCCACGTCTCCACCCACCAGCACAACTACGCCGCCCATCCATCCATGAGGCACGAGCAGCCGGCTGTCAAGAGGCTGaagctggagagcagcagcagcggaggGGGAGGCGGCGGCGGTGGCCACAGCAGGGTCCTCAAACAGATCAGCAGCAACCGCAAGTGTTCAAGCCCCCGGACGTCTGACACGGAGGACTATGACAAGAGAAGGACTCATAACGTACTGGAGCGCCAGAGGAGGAACGAGCTCAAGTTGAGCTTCTTCGCCCTGCGGGACGAGATCCCCGAAGTGGCCAACAACGAGAAGGCGGCCAAAGTGGTGATCCTGAAGAAGGCTACAGAGTGCATCTACAGCATGCAGTCAGACGAACAGAGACTCCTCTCACTCAAAgagcagctgaggaggaaaagtgAACTTTTAAAGCAGAGACTCTCACAGCTGCAGAGCTCTCGTGCTTAA